The Hyphomicrobiales bacterium genome has a window encoding:
- a CDS encoding Histidine kinase: MKSRPVTFLLLWIPLVLAGLGLGAVVETIRARDALQRDGTTLHRVISQRAEQHDAHLTSLAAVLASSTAESATFRAVIEAMQRFYPRIAAVELIGPDGASDKADGLAAASLRDFEPAALGARMRELAPGQASTLPSRAETPFYALVKRVPDDGSVPRALVLVIDATRLVEPESGLPDAAALALRDASGTLLVVQGQEQPPGWAMPELSFERALGSRSQPLVLTLSRRPAVSEILPPALVVGWPLASGLAVLLLLTVLRERRASQKAREAMRLHQQDARLAHAMRVNTVGEMASGIAHEITQPLTAILSQSQAGLRLARSGAATPEELTGVLEANVRHARRAGEILERLRAYVTRREPQPRPNDLNRIVSNVVALTQRDLQERGIGLRLELSPVPVPARVDRVAVEQVVHNLVRNAAEAIESGPDGRREITLATRATGGEVEIAVSDTGPGIAEADLARLFEPFFTTKSEGMGLGLPLCERLVESAGGRIAAQSEAGQGATFTVRFPVRAGEQGIAAE; this comes from the coding sequence TTGAAGTCTCGACCCGTCACATTCCTGCTGCTGTGGATTCCGCTCGTGCTCGCCGGCCTCGGGCTGGGGGCCGTCGTCGAGACCATTCGTGCGCGGGACGCGCTTCAGCGCGACGGCACGACGCTCCACCGGGTGATTTCGCAGCGTGCCGAGCAGCATGACGCGCATTTGACCAGTCTCGCGGCCGTGCTGGCGAGCTCGACGGCCGAATCGGCCACCTTCCGCGCGGTGATCGAGGCGATGCAGCGCTTCTATCCGCGCATCGCGGCGGTCGAGCTGATCGGGCCGGACGGAGCCTCGGACAAGGCCGACGGGCTGGCCGCGGCGAGTCTCCGGGATTTCGAACCGGCAGCGCTCGGGGCCCGGATGCGGGAGCTTGCGCCGGGTCAGGCCAGCACGCTTCCCAGCCGGGCGGAAACCCCGTTCTATGCCCTGGTCAAGCGCGTGCCGGACGACGGGTCCGTCCCACGCGCGCTGGTTCTCGTCATCGATGCCACGCGCCTGGTGGAGCCGGAGAGCGGGTTGCCGGACGCGGCGGCTCTCGCTTTGCGCGATGCCTCCGGAACGCTGCTCGTCGTGCAGGGACAAGAGCAGCCGCCGGGATGGGCGATGCCGGAACTGTCCTTCGAGAGGGCGCTCGGCAGCCGCTCGCAGCCGCTCGTCCTGACATTGTCGCGGCGACCCGCCGTCTCGGAGATCCTGCCGCCGGCCCTGGTGGTCGGCTGGCCGCTGGCGTCCGGGCTTGCCGTGCTGCTGCTGCTCACGGTGCTGCGGGAGCGGCGGGCCAGCCAGAAGGCGCGCGAGGCGATGCGCCTGCATCAGCAGGATGCCCGACTCGCCCATGCGATGCGGGTCAACACGGTCGGCGAGATGGCCTCCGGCATCGCCCATGAGATCACCCAGCCGCTGACCGCCATTCTGAGCCAGAGCCAGGCGGGCCTGCGCCTTGCGCGCTCGGGAGCGGCGACCCCGGAGGAGCTGACCGGCGTCCTCGAAGCCAATGTCCGGCACGCAAGGCGCGCCGGCGAGATTCTCGAGCGGCTGCGGGCTTATGTGACGCGCCGCGAGCCGCAACCACGGCCGAACGACCTCAACCGGATCGTCAGCAATGTCGTAGCCCTGACGCAGCGCGATCTGCAGGAACGCGGGATCGGGCTCCGGCTGGAACTCAGCCCGGTTCCGGTGCCGGCGCGAGTCGACCGGGTCGCGGTGGAACAGGTGGTTCACAACCTCGTCCGCAACGCGGCGGAGGCGATCGAGAGCGGGCCGGACGGCCGGCGCGAGATCACGCTCGCGACCCGCGCCACTGGAGGCGAAGTCGAGATCGCCGTCAGCGACACGGGCCCGGGTATCGCGGAAGCGGATCTGGCGCGGTTGTTCGAGCCGTTCTTCACCACCAAGAGCGAAGGCATGGGCCTTGGCCTGCCGCTTTGCGAGCGTCTGGTCGAGTCGGCGGGAGGGCGCATCGCGGCGCAGAGCGAAGCGGGGCAGGGCGCGACCTTCACCGTCCGCTTTCCGGTTCGCGCCGGCGAGCAGGGGATCGCGGCCGAATGA
- the fixJ gene encoding Transcriptional regulatory protein FixJ — protein MKPAARCVYLIDDDVDVRDALTLLLRTMGFAVKPFAGVQVFLDRPEPRQDGCLVADIRMPGTSGLQLLERMAGEAERMPTVIITGHGDVAACRRAFKAGAVDFLTKPIDEQVLLEAIEAGFAALDAQSRTQAARAGRDALLAKLTQREREILDLVAEGLSTKEIARALDVSPRTVETHRANIAEKLGAGSVAEMVRFALDG, from the coding sequence ATGAAGCCTGCCGCCCGCTGCGTCTATCTGATCGACGACGACGTTGATGTGCGCGATGCGCTCACGCTGCTGCTGCGCACCATGGGCTTCGCTGTGAAGCCTTTTGCCGGCGTCCAGGTGTTTCTGGATCGCCCCGAGCCGCGTCAGGATGGCTGTCTCGTCGCCGATATCCGCATGCCGGGAACCTCCGGCCTGCAACTGCTGGAACGCATGGCGGGCGAGGCGGAGCGGATGCCGACCGTGATCATCACCGGCCATGGCGATGTCGCCGCCTGCCGGCGGGCCTTCAAGGCCGGGGCGGTCGACTTCCTGACCAAGCCGATCGACGAGCAGGTGTTGCTCGAAGCGATCGAGGCCGGCTTCGCCGCGCTTGACGCGCAGAGCCGGACGCAGGCCGCCCGCGCCGGACGCGATGCGCTTCTGGCGAAGCTGACCCAGCGCGAGCGGGAAATCCTCGATCTCGTCGCCGAAGGGCTTTCGACCAAGGAGATCGCGCGGGCGCTCGACGTCTCGCCGCGTACCGTCGAGACCCATCGCGCCAACATCGCCGAGAAGCTCGGTGCGGGCTCCGTGGCGGAGATGGTCCGCTTCGCCCTCGACGGGTAA
- a CDS encoding conserved hypothetical protein (Evidence 4 : Unknown function but conserved in other organisms): MPPAPHRSIFALRFSSLALVELRARLPRIGEIMSKIVFAAAAALALLPAVAGAQVLQERNIPLAIAQEIAQATVEACAAKNFNVTATVVDRAGVVRAVLRADKAGPHTVAASRDKAFTSASARNATSAMAEGVEKNPAARNMAAIEGFLLLGGGVPVKVGDEVIGAVGVGGAPGGHLDEECANAGIEKVKAKLR; encoded by the coding sequence ATGCCTCCGGCGCCGCACCGATCCATTTTTGCTCTGCGGTTCAGTAGCTTGGCCCTCGTCGAACTCAGGGCTCGCCTGCCCCGCATCGGAGAGATCATGTCCAAGATCGTTTTTGCCGCCGCCGCGGCGCTCGCCCTTCTTCCGGCCGTCGCCGGCGCCCAGGTCCTGCAGGAGCGCAACATCCCGCTCGCCATCGCGCAGGAGATCGCCCAAGCGACTGTGGAGGCTTGCGCCGCCAAGAACTTCAACGTCACCGCGACGGTCGTCGATCGTGCCGGCGTTGTCCGCGCCGTGCTCCGCGCCGACAAGGCCGGCCCGCATACGGTCGCCGCCAGCCGTGACAAGGCCTTCACCTCGGCCTCGGCCCGCAACGCCACCAGCGCGATGGCCGAAGGCGTCGAGAAGAACCCGGCCGCGCGTAACATGGCCGCGATCGAGGGCTTCCTGCTGCTCGGCGGCGGCGTGCCGGTCAAGGTTGGCGACGAGGTGATCGGCGCGGTCGGCGTCGGCGGTGCCCCGGGCGGCCATCTCGACGAGGAATGCGCCAATGCCGGCATCGAGAAGGTGAAGGCCAAGCTCCGCTGA
- a CDS encoding Ankyrin repeat domain-containing protein, protein MSRMLLGVCALLAAIWSGAATAQTPPSAAELAAYRGLHAAAAAGDAATIRQLAASGADLDARDGNGRTPLHVAAFQGRAETVRILIAAGAKPGLLDDQRYDAVTIAAVRDDVPVVKALLSAGASAKLITSRYDGTALIAAAHLGHDGVVRELIGAGAPLDHVNNLGWTALMESVVLGDGGPRHVETARALLVAGADRNIADRQGITPLQHAKARGYRAMVELLETASKR, encoded by the coding sequence ATGTCGAGGATGTTGCTGGGCGTTTGCGCGCTCCTTGCCGCCATCTGGTCCGGTGCAGCGACGGCGCAGACGCCGCCGAGCGCTGCCGAGCTTGCCGCCTATCGCGGATTGCATGCGGCGGCAGCGGCAGGGGATGCTGCGACCATCCGACAGCTCGCCGCGAGCGGAGCAGACCTCGATGCCCGCGACGGCAATGGCCGCACGCCTCTGCATGTCGCTGCCTTTCAGGGCCGGGCGGAAACGGTGCGCATCCTCATCGCAGCCGGGGCGAAGCCCGGGTTGCTCGATGACCAGCGCTACGACGCCGTGACGATCGCCGCGGTGCGCGACGACGTGCCGGTGGTGAAGGCCCTGCTGTCGGCCGGTGCCTCGGCCAAGCTGATCACCAGCCGCTATGACGGCACGGCGCTGATCGCCGCGGCGCATCTCGGCCATGACGGCGTCGTCCGGGAATTGATCGGGGCCGGGGCACCGCTCGACCATGTCAACAATCTCGGCTGGACCGCGTTGATGGAGTCGGTGGTGCTCGGCGATGGCGGGCCGCGCCATGTCGAGACGGCGCGCGCGCTGCTCGTTGCGGGGGCGGATCGCAACATCGCCGACAGGCAGGGCATCACGCCATTGCAGCATGCCAAGGCGCGCGGCTACCGCGCCATGGTCGAGTTGCTGGAGACCGCGTCCAAGCGGTAG
- a CDS encoding hypothetical protein (Evidence 5 : Unknown function) codes for MYDLNPDHEAVEQLVGLPVADVERDLILATLRETGGNRTQAANLLGIAIRTLRNKINLYQAEGHEVPEAVAPAAQ; via the coding sequence ATGTATGATCTCAACCCCGACCATGAGGCCGTCGAGCAACTCGTCGGCCTGCCTGTCGCCGATGTCGAGCGAGACCTGATCCTGGCGACCCTGCGGGAAACGGGCGGAAACCGGACGCAGGCCGCCAATCTCCTCGGCATCGCGATCCGCACGCTGCGCAACAAGATCAACCTCTATCAGGCCGAAGGCCACGAGGTCCCGGAAGCGGTTGCGCCAGCGGCTCAATGA
- a CDS encoding hypothetical protein (Evidence 5 : Unknown function) codes for MSAPRSAIPTSLPSCATKSCAPSRSTCRSTTRRSASAWSAAPRFPPWRSTSRFRSTRARRRPEGRFRASPMSAMFRSWSGLSRPFAFSLAPGRVQDVDARRKGRHDESWIGVLFMRPTSPQLRSAGTTESFHENRTPQIDPPPEKAKRIVLKDKYDRVDNEATPIQSRMLSKSLIFGAHQTR; via the coding sequence ATGAGCGCGCCGCGGTCGGCGATTCCGACCTCGTTGCCAAGCTGCGCGACGAAATCCTGCGCGCCATCTCGAAGCACATGCAGGTCGACGACGAGAAGGTCAGCGTCCGCATGGAGCGCGGCGCCAAGGTTTCCACCCTGGCGGTCGACATCGAGATTCCGTTCGACGCGGGCAAGAAGGCGGCCTGAGGGCCGCTTCCGGGCCTCGCCCATGAGTGCAATGTTTCGGTCATGGTCGGGCTTGTCCCGACCATTCGCGTTTTCGCTGGCCCCAGGCCGTGTTCAGGACGTCGACGCCCGTCGCAAGGGCCGGCATGACGAAAGCTGGATCGGCGTCCTGTTCATGCGGCCCACTTCTCCGCAACTGCGAAGCGCCGGAACGACGGAATCGTTCCACGAAAACAGAACGCCCCAGATCGACCCGCCGCCCGAAAAGGCAAAACGAATCGTATTGAAAGATAAATATGACCGCGTCGACAACGAAGCGACGCCAATACAATCACGAATGCTAAGCAAATCTCTCATTTTCGGCGCGCATCAAACCAGATAG
- the minE gene encoding Cell division topological specificity factor has protein sequence MNLLRLFSRTQSAPAARERLQVLLAHERAAVGDSDLVAKLRDEILRAISKHMQVDDEKVSVRMERGAKVSTLAVDIEIPFDAGKKAA, from the coding sequence ATGAACCTGCTTCGTCTTTTCTCCCGCACCCAGTCGGCTCCCGCCGCACGCGAGCGGCTGCAGGTCCTCCTCGCCCATGAGCGCGCCGCGGTCGGCGATTCCGACCTCGTTGCCAAGCTGCGCGACGAAATCCTGCGCGCCATCTCGAAGCACATGCAGGTCGACGACGAGAAGGTCAGCGTCCGCATGGAGCGCGGCGCCAAGGTTTCCACCCTGGCGGTCGACATCGAGATTCCGTTCGACGCGGGCAAGAAGGCGGCCTGA